Genomic window (Meleagris gallopavo isolate NT-WF06-2002-E0010 breed Aviagen turkey brand Nicholas breeding stock unplaced genomic scaffold, Turkey_5.1 ChrUn_random_7180001954058, whole genome shotgun sequence):
CAGCGCAACCGCTGCCAGTACTGCCGCTACCAGAAGTGCCTGGCCAGCGGCATGAGGCGGGAGGGTAGGCCCCAAACTGCTCCCAAATCCCCCGTtctcaccccaaatcccactcCCGGAACCCAAAATCCCCATtctgaccccaaaatcccaGTCCTGAACCCCATTATTGTTCCAGAATCCCACTCTCAGACCCCAGAACCCCCATTCTGACCCCAAAATC
Coding sequences:
- the LOC109365073 gene encoding retinoic acid receptor RXR-alpha-A-like, with the translated sequence MTPMTPMMTSITPSDPKHDPKDPNPDPDDDLRKHYGVYSCEGCKGFFKRTIRKDLSYSCRDNRDCVVDKRQRNRCQYCRYQKCLASGMRREGRPQTAPKSPVLTPNPTPGTQNPHSDPKIPVLNPIIVPESHSQTPEPPF